One Azospirillum sp. TSA2s genomic region harbors:
- a CDS encoding hemolysin III family protein, whose translation MPDADQFPVYSAAERRADAAVHAIGVTAGVAGFVWLLNAGVFSGAVPVHTALALVIYGLGLVGMLTASAAYNLAPPGLGKALLRRIDHAMIFVMIAGTYTPFTLGLGQGIGLGGAVWGGAAVGATLKLRFPGRFNRLGLALYLGLGWAVVTALEPLGTALSTPALWLLIAGGLVYTIGVVFHLMERMPYNNAVWHLLVLAAASCHFAAITVAFL comes from the coding sequence ATGCCGGATGCCGATCAGTTTCCCGTCTACAGCGCCGCCGAGCGGCGGGCGGATGCGGCCGTTCATGCCATCGGGGTAACGGCGGGCGTCGCCGGCTTCGTCTGGCTGCTGAATGCCGGCGTGTTCTCCGGGGCGGTTCCGGTCCACACGGCGCTGGCGCTGGTCATCTACGGATTGGGGTTGGTGGGGATGCTGACGGCGTCCGCCGCCTACAACCTCGCCCCGCCCGGCCTGGGCAAGGCGCTGCTGCGGCGGATCGACCATGCCATGATCTTCGTGATGATCGCCGGCACCTACACGCCCTTCACGCTGGGGCTTGGCCAGGGGATAGGGCTGGGCGGCGCCGTGTGGGGCGGGGCCGCCGTCGGCGCGACGCTGAAGCTGCGCTTTCCGGGCCGCTTCAACCGGCTGGGGCTGGCGCTCTATCTCGGGCTCGGCTGGGCGGTCGTCACCGCGCTGGAACCCTTGGGCACGGCATTGTCGACCCCCGCCCTGTGGCTGCTGATCGCCGGCGGGCTGGTCTACACCATCGGCGTCGTCTTTCACCTGATGGAGCGGATGCCCTACAACAACGCGGTCTGGCACCTGCTGGTGCTGGCCGCCGCCAGCTGCCACTTCGCCGCGATCACAGTGGCGTTTCTCTGA
- a CDS encoding LysR family transcriptional regulator, which produces MDWDKLRVFHAVAEAGSFTHAGETLNLSQSAVSRQISALEESLGVPLFHRHARGLILTEQGELLHRTARDVFAKLSMTEAMLTESREHPKGPLRVTTTVAFGSTWLTPRINEFMSIYPDIQLTLLIDDDELDLAMREADIAIRMNTPRQPDLIQRHLMSIRFHLYASQSYLKKKGTPKTAAELDNHDLITYPPDVRAPIPNVNWIMEVGDPSPNRKPILQVNSVYAIYRAVESGLGIGALPDFLVDSFSKDVTRILPDVDGPKVDAYFVYAEELRHSKRIAVFRDFLVKKVAETPF; this is translated from the coding sequence ATGGATTGGGACAAGCTGCGGGTATTCCACGCGGTGGCCGAAGCCGGCAGCTTCACGCATGCCGGCGAGACGTTGAACCTCAGCCAGTCGGCGGTCAGCCGCCAGATCAGCGCGCTTGAGGAAAGCCTGGGCGTTCCGCTGTTTCACCGCCACGCCCGCGGGCTGATCCTGACCGAACAGGGCGAGTTGCTTCACCGCACCGCCCGCGACGTGTTCGCCAAGCTGTCGATGACCGAAGCGATGCTGACCGAAAGCCGGGAGCATCCCAAGGGACCGCTGCGGGTGACGACGACCGTCGCCTTCGGATCGACTTGGCTGACGCCGCGCATCAACGAGTTCATGTCGATCTACCCCGACATTCAGCTGACGCTGCTGATCGACGACGACGAGTTGGACCTGGCGATGCGCGAGGCGGATATCGCCATCCGCATGAACACGCCGCGCCAGCCGGACCTGATCCAGCGGCACCTGATGTCGATCCGCTTCCACCTCTATGCCAGCCAGAGCTACCTGAAGAAAAAGGGCACGCCCAAGACGGCGGCCGAGCTGGACAATCACGACCTGATCACCTATCCGCCCGACGTGCGGGCGCCGATTCCGAACGTCAACTGGATCATGGAGGTCGGCGACCCCTCGCCCAACCGGAAGCCGATCCTGCAGGTCAACAGCGTCTACGCCATCTATCGCGCGGTGGAGAGCGGGCTCGGCATCGGCGCGCTGCCGGACTTCCTGGTCGACAGCTTCTCCAAGGACGTGACCCGGATCCTGCCGGACGTCGACGGGCCGAAGGTCGACGCCTACTTCGTCTATGCCGAAGAATTGCGCCATTCCAAGCGCATCGCGGTCTTCCGCGACTTCCTGGTTAAAAAAGTGGCAGAAACTCCGTTCTGA
- a CDS encoding Hint domain-containing protein yields the protein MGLFNTMTPPPTPTCILRGTYVRSMFGDVPVDSLKIGDLIQSSVTGEFRSIRWIGRRLLAGSSLETEHLRKVHLPVRIARGAIARDLPARDLYISPSHALLIGEYGVSARLLINGSSIRQVDAMEEIEYFHIELDSHDGMYAEGLPVETYLEADNRQAYDNAAEYEALYPGDDPRVQEPCVKIDIPLAALERIRSKVNDRAEQIELAETA from the coding sequence ATGGGGCTTTTCAATACAATGACTCCCCCTCCCACTCCGACCTGCATTCTCCGCGGCACCTACGTCCGTTCCATGTTTGGCGACGTGCCTGTCGACAGCCTGAAGATCGGCGATCTGATCCAGTCGTCTGTGACCGGCGAGTTCCGTTCGATCCGCTGGATCGGCCGCCGCCTGCTGGCGGGGTCGTCCTTAGAGACCGAGCATCTGCGCAAGGTTCACCTGCCGGTCCGGATCGCCCGCGGCGCCATCGCCCGAGACCTGCCCGCCCGCGACCTCTACATCTCCCCCAGCCATGCGCTGCTGATCGGCGAGTATGGTGTATCGGCCCGTCTGCTGATCAACGGCTCGTCGATCCGGCAGGTCGATGCGATGGAGGAGATCGAATATTTCCACATCGAACTCGACAGCCATGACGGCATGTATGCCGAGGGGCTGCCGGTCGAGACCTATCTCGAAGCGGACAACCGCCAAGCCTACGACAATGCCGCCGAGTATGAGGCGCTGTATCCGGGAGACGATCCGCGCGTTCAGGAACCCTGCGTGAAGATCGACATTCCGCTGGCTGCGCTGGAGCGGATCCGCTCCAAGGTGAACGACCGCGCCGAGCAGATCGAGCTGGCCGAGACGGCTTGA
- a CDS encoding lysozyme inhibitor LprI family protein, with translation MMANMGPSFRLSPASAALALVTAVLMTGTVGTARAEPSFDCKAAATPVEKAICADSKLADADREIADAYKTLQDLSGTADRERLRTEQRAWLAQRNQCAAAPSPGTCLGPVLDARRKALSESVPKAVAAVTTIIDGIAADPASAAKRLAEIRGGLGKGWSAYLLRFGPSPDRAKAETLLRDAIAGIDDSYARETASGVDLATDDGFLTALRVVSDDVEMAWPCSVMEKRGAAAWKAMEPLYGSNRDNFGAYPACPDDNALLASPDWKAVDELFAPMLEAASNRTGTIRFATYRQMGIDRMKSAVDPRLFVADAPELATLVKDTAGWSNPRWIAPGWGDRLRKAVDAAVTAWTPQIAARYGMTKPEARRVAEAVAAQGLSGSVGLITDNLELQKDTRLPDWLRGSWSWNGGGSEDTPFNGPAGKARIDETSICVGSECGGYDVAGQGEDAPFDPKEVPKDVKPAPNAARQAVSLAPVSAGSSLTIVPLAGGNLLVTGTAKPVVLKREGK, from the coding sequence ATGATGGCCAACATGGGACCATCCTTCCGCCTGTCGCCGGCCAGCGCGGCACTGGCCTTAGTGACCGCGGTTCTCATGACCGGCACGGTCGGCACCGCGCGGGCCGAGCCGTCCTTCGATTGCAAGGCGGCCGCCACGCCGGTTGAAAAGGCGATCTGCGCCGATTCCAAACTGGCCGATGCCGACCGCGAGATCGCCGACGCCTACAAAACCTTGCAGGATCTGTCGGGCACCGCCGATCGCGAGCGGCTGCGCACGGAGCAGCGGGCATGGCTGGCCCAGCGCAACCAGTGTGCGGCGGCGCCCTCCCCCGGCACCTGCCTTGGCCCGGTGCTGGACGCCCGGCGCAAGGCCCTGTCCGAGTCGGTGCCCAAGGCGGTCGCCGCGGTGACCACCATCATCGACGGCATCGCCGCCGACCCGGCCAGTGCCGCCAAGCGGCTGGCCGAGATCCGCGGCGGGCTGGGCAAGGGATGGAGCGCCTATCTGCTGCGCTTCGGCCCCTCCCCCGACCGTGCCAAGGCGGAAACGCTGCTGCGCGACGCCATCGCGGGCATCGACGATTCCTATGCCCGTGAAACCGCGTCGGGCGTCGATCTCGCCACCGACGACGGCTTTCTCACCGCACTCCGCGTCGTCAGCGACGATGTGGAGATGGCCTGGCCCTGCTCGGTGATGGAAAAGCGGGGGGCGGCGGCCTGGAAGGCGATGGAGCCGCTATACGGCAGCAACCGCGACAATTTCGGCGCCTATCCCGCCTGCCCCGATGACAACGCCCTGCTCGCCTCCCCGGACTGGAAGGCGGTGGACGAGCTGTTCGCGCCGATGCTGGAGGCGGCCTCCAACCGCACCGGCACCATCCGCTTCGCGACCTACCGCCAGATGGGCATCGACCGCATGAAGTCGGCGGTCGATCCGCGCCTGTTCGTTGCCGACGCACCGGAACTGGCAACGCTGGTGAAGGACACCGCCGGCTGGTCCAACCCGCGCTGGATCGCGCCCGGCTGGGGCGATCGCCTGCGCAAGGCGGTGGACGCGGCGGTCACGGCCTGGACGCCGCAGATCGCCGCCCGCTACGGCATGACCAAGCCGGAGGCCCGCCGGGTGGCCGAGGCGGTGGCCGCGCAGGGGCTGAGCGGCAGCGTCGGCCTGATCACCGACAATCTGGAACTCCAGAAGGACACCCGCCTCCCCGACTGGCTGCGCGGCAGCTGGAGCTGGAACGGCGGCGGGTCCGAGGACACGCCCTTCAACGGTCCCGCCGGAAAGGCGCGCATCGACGAGACCTCCATCTGCGTCGGGAGCGAGTGCGGCGGCTATGACGTCGCCGGCCAGGGGGAGGACGCGCCTTTCGACCCCAAGGAGGTGCCGAAGGACGTCAAGCCCGCCCCGAACGCCGCCCGCCAAGCGGTCAGCCTTGCTCCGGTGTCGGCCGGCTCCAGCCTGACCATCGTCCCGCTCGCCGGCGGCAATCTGCTGGTCACCGGTACGGCCAAACCGGTGGTGCTGAAGCGCGAGGGGAAATAG
- a CDS encoding ribbon-helix-helix domain-containing protein codes for MHMRNIRVNGKRTSMKLMPVEWESLEEICARENMTMSELVSKIDAERQDCDNLTGCVRVYALCYFRKAASLSEPMPRHRAPAAVAFAAE; via the coding sequence ATGCACATGCGCAATATCAGGGTGAACGGCAAGCGGACCAGCATGAAGCTGATGCCGGTCGAGTGGGAGTCGCTCGAGGAAATCTGCGCCCGCGAGAACATGACGATGAGCGAACTGGTGTCGAAGATCGATGCCGAACGCCAGGACTGCGACAACCTCACCGGCTGCGTCCGCGTCTATGCGCTGTGCTATTTCCGCAAGGCCGCCAGCCTGTCGGAGCCGATGCCCCGCCACCGCGCGCCCGCAGCCGTGGCCTTCGCGGCGGAATAA
- a CDS encoding SH3 domain-containing protein, whose amino-acid sequence MPVRRSVLASLALILGVGMGLAAGGAVTGAGAAFAAESKDPTHASGLPIPRFVTVRVGEVNLRSGPNGSYPIEWVFKRKDMPVEIIQEFDTWRRIRDWEGAEGWVHQSALSGRRGILIVGQTRAIFESPRGDSAVVARAEPGVVGSLKKCRDEWCEVEVKGYRGWMKRTDFWGTYPGEKIE is encoded by the coding sequence ATGCCTGTCCGCCGCTCCGTCCTCGCCTCCCTGGCCCTGATTCTGGGGGTGGGCATGGGGCTTGCCGCGGGCGGCGCAGTTACCGGCGCGGGCGCGGCGTTCGCCGCGGAAAGCAAGGATCCGACCCATGCGTCGGGCCTGCCGATCCCCCGCTTCGTCACCGTGCGCGTCGGCGAGGTGAACCTGCGCTCCGGCCCCAACGGCAGCTATCCCATCGAATGGGTCTTCAAGCGCAAGGACATGCCGGTCGAGATCATCCAGGAATTCGACACCTGGCGCCGCATCCGCGACTGGGAGGGGGCGGAAGGTTGGGTTCACCAGAGCGCGCTGTCCGGCCGCCGCGGCATCCTGATCGTCGGCCAGACCCGCGCGATCTTTGAGTCGCCGCGCGGCGACAGCGCCGTGGTGGCGCGGGCCGAGCCCGGCGTCGTCGGGTCGCTGAAGAAGTGCCGCGACGAGTGGTGCGAGGTCGAGGTGAAGGGCTATCGCGGCTGGATGAAGCGTACCGATTTCTGGGGCACCTATCCCGGCGAGAAGATCGAGTAG
- a CDS encoding D-glycerate dehydrogenase: MTDKKKPLVVVTRKLPDVIETRMMELFDTRLNPDDVPLTPAQMQDAMNIAEVLVPTVTDRIDRALIEAAGPQLRLIASFGTGVDHIDLKAARERGIVVTNTPGVLTEDTADMTMALLLATARRLAEGERLVRSGQWTGWGPTTMLGHRISGKRLGILGMGRIGSALAKRARAFGMSIHYHNRRRVHPELEQELEATYWSSLDQMLARMDIVSINCPHTPATYHLLSERRLKLLRPHCYIVNTSRGEVIDEVALTRMLSKGEIAGAGLDVFEHEPAVNPKLLRLDNVVLLPHMGSATIEGRIDMGEKVVINIKTFTDGHAPPDRVLEALL; the protein is encoded by the coding sequence ATGACCGACAAGAAGAAGCCGCTCGTTGTCGTCACCCGCAAGCTGCCGGACGTCATCGAGACGCGGATGATGGAGCTGTTCGACACCCGGCTCAATCCGGACGACGTGCCGCTCACCCCGGCCCAGATGCAGGATGCGATGAACATCGCCGAGGTGCTGGTGCCCACCGTCACCGACCGCATCGACCGCGCGCTGATCGAAGCTGCCGGGCCGCAGCTGCGGCTGATCGCTTCCTTCGGCACCGGCGTCGACCACATCGACCTGAAGGCGGCGCGCGAGCGCGGCATCGTCGTGACCAACACCCCCGGCGTCCTGACCGAGGACACCGCCGACATGACCATGGCGCTGCTGCTGGCCACCGCGCGCCGCTTGGCGGAGGGCGAGCGTCTGGTCCGCTCCGGCCAATGGACCGGCTGGGGGCCGACCACCATGCTGGGCCACCGCATCAGCGGCAAGCGGCTGGGCATCCTGGGCATGGGCCGCATCGGCTCGGCGCTGGCCAAGCGGGCGCGCGCCTTCGGCATGTCGATCCATTACCACAACCGCCGCCGCGTCCATCCGGAGCTGGAGCAGGAGCTGGAGGCGACCTACTGGTCCAGCCTGGATCAGATGCTGGCGCGGATGGACATCGTGTCGATCAACTGCCCGCACACGCCGGCCACCTATCACCTGCTGTCGGAACGCCGGCTGAAGCTGCTGCGCCCGCACTGCTACATCGTCAACACCTCGCGCGGCGAGGTGATCGACGAGGTGGCGCTGACCCGCATGCTGTCGAAGGGCGAGATCGCCGGTGCCGGCCTGGACGTGTTCGAGCATGAGCCGGCGGTCAACCCGAAGCTCCTGCGGCTGGACAATGTCGTCCTGCTGCCGCACATGGGCTCCGCCACCATCGAGGGCCGCATCGACATGGGCGAGAAGGTGGTGATCAACATCAAGACCTTCACCGACGGCCACGCCCCGCCCGACCGCGTGCTGGAAGCGCTGCTGTAA
- a CDS encoding MarR family transcriptional regulator, translating to MARNLKALGLWRTALVASVRKDAPDLSARQLAILLQVYLTDPPHTVRGLASLLNISKPAVTRALDRLSVLGFVKRKRDAEDKRNVLVQRTVKGSVYLSDFAELVIAAGAVAPEDMARIQADEELAAAAKARLEAALQDVPTREAAALEASAS from the coding sequence ATGGCACGGAACCTCAAGGCGCTCGGGTTGTGGCGCACCGCGCTGGTCGCCAGCGTCCGCAAGGACGCGCCGGACCTGTCGGCGCGGCAGTTGGCGATCCTTCTCCAGGTCTATCTGACCGACCCGCCGCACACGGTGCGCGGTCTGGCATCCCTGCTGAACATTTCGAAGCCGGCGGTGACCCGCGCGCTCGACCGCCTGTCGGTGCTGGGCTTCGTCAAGCGCAAGCGCGATGCGGAGGACAAGCGCAACGTGCTGGTCCAGCGCACCGTGAAGGGCAGCGTCTATCTGTCCGATTTCGCCGAGCTGGTGATCGCCGCCGGCGCCGTCGCGCCGGAGGACATGGCCCGCATCCAGGCCGACGAGGAACTGGCCGCCGCCGCCAAGGCAAGGCTGGAGGCGGCGTTGCAGGATGTACCGACGCGGGAGGCCGCCGCACTGGAAGCCTCCGCATCCTGA
- a CDS encoding DHA2 family efflux MFS transporter permease subunit, translating into MSRVTPLIIACALFMENLDSTVIATALPAIARSMGEDPLRLSLAMTSYMLALAVFLPVSGWAADRYGARTVFASAIAVFMAGSIACGLSNGLVELVAARILQGIGGAMMVPVGRLILLRTVPKDQLVTAMARMTLPALIGPALGPLVGGAITTYASWRWIFFINVPIGLVGIALVLALIPNLKEEQRDPFDARGFLWSATALAAFMFGFENIGRDLLPASAVAILLAVALLATLAYLRHARRVVRPVLDPSLFRLPTYRASVLGGTLFRVGNGAVPFLMPVMLQIGFGLTAFESGALTFAGAAGALTMKALAGPILRRFGFRLVLTLNSLVSGAILASYGAFRPDTPHLVILGALLVGGFFRSLQFTGMNTLSYAEVPQPMTSRANTLASVMQQLSLSLGVAVGATALHLTTQWSGGALTPATFVPAFLTVGLMACASSLPFWRLAADAGDEISGHIGSARPETRPETRHDAARNATVKTAALTDAAD; encoded by the coding sequence ATGTCGCGCGTCACCCCGCTGATCATCGCCTGCGCCCTGTTCATGGAGAACCTCGACTCGACGGTGATCGCCACGGCGCTGCCGGCGATCGCGCGGTCGATGGGCGAGGATCCGCTGCGGCTCAGCCTGGCGATGACCTCCTACATGCTGGCGCTGGCGGTGTTCCTGCCGGTCAGCGGCTGGGCGGCCGACCGCTATGGCGCGCGCACCGTCTTCGCCAGCGCCATCGCCGTCTTCATGGCGGGGTCGATCGCCTGCGGCCTGTCGAACGGGCTGGTGGAGCTGGTGGCTGCCCGCATCCTCCAGGGCATCGGCGGCGCGATGATGGTCCCGGTCGGCCGGCTGATCCTGCTGCGCACGGTGCCGAAGGACCAGCTGGTGACGGCGATGGCGCGGATGACCCTGCCGGCGCTGATCGGGCCGGCGCTGGGGCCGCTGGTGGGCGGGGCGATCACCACCTATGCCTCCTGGCGCTGGATCTTCTTCATCAACGTGCCGATCGGGCTGGTCGGCATCGCGCTGGTGCTGGCGCTGATCCCCAACCTGAAGGAGGAGCAGCGCGACCCCTTCGACGCCCGCGGCTTCCTGTGGAGCGCCACCGCGCTGGCGGCCTTCATGTTCGGTTTCGAGAATATCGGGCGCGACCTGCTGCCGGCCAGCGCGGTGGCGATCCTGCTGGCGGTGGCGCTGTTGGCGACGCTGGCCTATCTGCGCCATGCCCGCCGGGTGGTGCGGCCGGTGCTCGACCCGTCGCTGTTCCGGCTGCCGACCTACCGCGCCTCGGTCCTGGGCGGCACGCTGTTCCGCGTCGGCAACGGCGCGGTGCCCTTCCTGATGCCGGTGATGCTGCAGATCGGCTTCGGCCTGACCGCCTTCGAGTCGGGAGCGCTGACCTTCGCCGGTGCGGCGGGGGCGCTGACCATGAAGGCGCTGGCCGGTCCGATCCTGCGGCGCTTCGGCTTCCGTCTGGTGTTGACCCTCAATTCGCTGGTCAGCGGTGCGATCCTGGCCAGCTACGGCGCTTTCCGCCCCGACACGCCGCATCTGGTGATCCTGGGCGCGCTGCTGGTGGGCGGCTTCTTCCGCTCGTTGCAGTTCACCGGGATGAACACGCTGAGCTATGCCGAGGTGCCGCAGCCGATGACCAGCCGCGCCAACACGCTGGCCAGCGTGATGCAGCAGCTGTCGCTGAGCCTGGGCGTCGCCGTCGGCGCCACCGCGCTGCACCTGACCACCCAGTGGAGCGGCGGCGCCCTGACCCCCGCCACCTTCGTTCCCGCCTTCCTGACGGTGGGGCTGATGGCCTGCGCCTCCAGCCTGCCCTTCTGGCGCTTGGCCGCCGATGCCGGCGACGAGATCAGCGGGCATATCGGCAGCGCCCGCCCTGAAACACGCCCCGAAACGCGGCATGACGCTGCCCGCAACGCGACGGTCAAGACCGCCGCCCTGACCGACGCCGCGGATTAG